The Ziziphus jujuba cultivar Dongzao chromosome 7, ASM3175591v1 genome includes a region encoding these proteins:
- the LOC107425323 gene encoding zinc-finger homeodomain protein 4, translating to MELSSQEGEIPIPINSAFGGGGGGGGGHGHGHLIHHDPSPHNHIIPSSAPPQIVPSNGSSMPTTSLDDHPTPYKKVVRYKECLKNHAAAMGGNATDGCGEFMPSGEEGTIEALNCSACNCHRNFHRKEIEGEPNPCDCHHSSSPHINRIGRKFILGHHKNMLPPEALGYPTATGTFIPSRAPPPHHMIMSYNMGSLPSESDEQEDGGVGGGGGIGVVGGAVSTRGPHMVKKRFRTKFTQEQKEKMLNFAEKVGWKIQKQEESVVQQFCQEIGVKRRVLKVWMHNNKHNLAKKNPTSA from the coding sequence atGGAACTTTCAAGTCAAGAAGGAGAAATCCCAATCCCAATAAACAGTGcatttggtggtggtggtggtggtggtggtggtcatGGTCATGGGCATTTGATTCATCATGACCCATCACCCCACAACCACATCATTCCCTCTTCAGCACCACCTCAAATAGTCCCCTCCAATGGCTCATCCATGCCCACCACAAGCCTAGATGACCACCCAACACCATACAAGAAAGTTGTTAGGTACAAAGAATGCCTCAAAAACCATGCAGCAGCTATGGGAGGGAATGCCACAGATGGGTGTGGTGAGTTCATGCCAAGTGGAGAGGAAGGCACCATTGAAGCACTCAATTGCTCAGCTTGTAATTGTCACAGGAACTTCCATAGAAAAGAGATTGAAGGTGAGCCCAACCCATGTGATTGCCACCATTCTTCTTCACCACATATAAACAGGATTGGTAGGAAATTCATTTTGGGGCACCATAAGAATATGCTACCCCCTGAGGCATTGGGTTACCCTACAGCGACAGGGACTTTTATACCTTCAAGAGCACCACCACCTCACCATATGATAATGTCTTACAACATGGGGTCCCTCCCTTCGGAATCTGATGAGCAAGAAGATGGTggtgttggtggtggtggtggtattGGTGTTGTTGGTGGGGCAGTAAGTACCAGAGGTCCACATATGGTGAAGAAAAGGTTCAGGACAAAGTTTACTCAAGAACAGAAGGAGAAAATGCTCAACTTTGCTGAGAAAGTTGGGTGGAAGATTCAGAAACAAGAAGAGTCTGTGGTGCAACAGTTCTGCCAAGAGATTGGTGTCAAGAGGAGAGTTTTAAAGGTTTGGATGCACAACAACAAGCACAatctagcaaagaaaaatcccaCTTctgcttaa